A genomic window from Synergistaceae bacterium includes:
- the ade gene encoding adenine deaminase — protein MNRLAACARGDIPAELVIHNARIANVYSLSYEPADVAVYGGRIAGIGTGYSGRVNVDAGGRVLIPSMIDGHVHIEDTMMTPQNFALTAARFGTGTVLADPHEISNALGIKGLEYMFRASQGLPVDIFYGAPSCVPASELETPFEELDMVAVKSMFDRGLVQHLGEMMNFPAVIAGDPEAWGKILAAGNVPLTGHAPGVSGKALNAYLASGVNSDHECTDLNEAREKLSRGMWLMIREGASFLDLKTLLPLIKENPLNAARCMVVSDDITARYLLERGHMDEKMRIMISEGLDPFVALRMVTLSPAEYFRLHDRGGIAPGMKADFALLDADTMDENFTVREVWKDGRLAVRDDDVFTANDAEHAAPVLRVRVKNVPTTEQIRVPAQDGMLNVIGVTEGTVITNTLTLPPKTCGGFAVPDTERDIAKIVVLERHRDTGRFGVGFVKGLGIMRGAVGSSVAHDAHNYVVAGADDESIITALKALAEMGGGLVVSEGAEVKASFALPIGGLMSYLEPEQVCAELTKMETAAGALGVRIPHPFMVLSFLCLSVIPELRITDLGYVDITKGGKQPLFVR, from the coding sequence ATGAACAGACTGGCGGCATGTGCGAGGGGAGACATTCCCGCAGAGCTGGTGATACACAACGCACGGATAGCTAACGTCTACAGCCTGAGCTACGAACCGGCAGACGTGGCAGTTTACGGCGGGCGTATTGCGGGCATCGGAACGGGCTACAGCGGACGCGTGAATGTTGACGCAGGAGGAAGGGTGTTAATCCCCTCGATGATTGACGGGCACGTACACATTGAGGACACGATGATGACCCCGCAGAACTTTGCCCTTACTGCCGCGCGTTTCGGGACGGGAACAGTTCTTGCTGACCCTCATGAGATCTCCAACGCTCTCGGCATTAAGGGGCTAGAGTACATGTTCCGGGCATCGCAGGGACTGCCGGTCGACATCTTCTACGGAGCACCGTCATGCGTACCGGCGAGCGAGCTCGAGACACCCTTTGAGGAGCTCGACATGGTTGCGGTGAAATCCATGTTCGACAGGGGATTAGTCCAGCACTTGGGCGAGATGATGAACTTTCCCGCAGTTATCGCCGGAGACCCGGAAGCATGGGGGAAAATTCTTGCGGCTGGCAACGTACCATTAACCGGCCACGCGCCCGGAGTGTCCGGCAAAGCCCTCAACGCCTACCTTGCGAGTGGCGTGAACTCCGACCACGAATGCACTGACCTCAACGAAGCGAGGGAGAAACTTTCGCGGGGAATGTGGCTGATGATTCGCGAGGGAGCTTCCTTCCTCGACCTGAAAACTCTCCTGCCCCTCATCAAGGAGAACCCCCTCAATGCCGCACGCTGTATGGTTGTGAGCGACGACATAACCGCACGCTACCTTCTTGAGCGCGGGCACATGGACGAGAAGATGCGCATCATGATAAGCGAGGGGCTTGACCCGTTCGTTGCCCTGAGGATGGTAACGCTGAGCCCTGCCGAGTACTTCAGGCTTCACGACAGAGGAGGCATCGCGCCGGGAATGAAGGCTGACTTTGCCCTCCTCGATGCTGATACGATGGACGAGAATTTCACTGTCCGCGAGGTCTGGAAGGACGGGCGGCTTGCTGTGCGTGATGATGATGTCTTCACGGCGAACGACGCAGAACACGCCGCGCCGGTTTTGCGCGTGAGGGTGAAGAACGTCCCCACAACGGAACAGATACGCGTTCCTGCGCAGGACGGAATGCTGAACGTGATCGGCGTAACCGAAGGCACAGTCATAACTAACACCTTAACCCTGCCCCCTAAAACCTGCGGCGGCTTTGCCGTGCCTGACACTGAACGCGACATCGCGAAGATTGTCGTGCTCGAACGCCACAGGGACACGGGACGCTTCGGTGTCGGCTTCGTGAAGGGGCTCGGGATAATGCGCGGGGCTGTGGGGAGCTCTGTTGCGCATGACGCACACAATTACGTTGTGGCTGGTGCGGACGACGAGAGCATAATCACGGCGTTGAAGGCTCTCGCAGAGATGGGCGGAGGCCTGGTAGTCAGTGAAGGCGCGGAGGTGAAGGCATCTTTTGCCCTGCCTATCGGAGGACTGATGAGCTACCTTGAACCCGAGCAGGTCTGCGCGGAGCTCACGAAGATGGAGACAGCCGCAGGGGCTCTCGGTGTGAGGATACCTCACCCGTTCATGGTGCTGTCGTTCTTGTGCCTTAGCGTGATTCCTGAGCTGAGGATAACTGACTTGGGGTATGTTGACATAACGAAGGGCGGAAAACAGCCCCTTTTTGTGAGATAA
- a CDS encoding GtrA family protein → MKQLILYGIFGVLTTVLNIFAYWALTRVLGLAVVPSTVIAWTVAVFFAYYTNRKYVFRSTEASFRGMLREAAYFFGARITTGVIDVIIMYVFVDVLGFHDVFIKTASNVLVVILNYVFSKLIIFKGESNS, encoded by the coding sequence ATGAAACAGCTGATACTCTATGGAATCTTTGGCGTATTAACAACAGTCCTCAACATCTTTGCGTACTGGGCATTGACTCGGGTTCTGGGACTGGCGGTCGTGCCTTCGACGGTGATTGCGTGGACAGTCGCAGTCTTCTTTGCGTACTACACCAACCGCAAATACGTTTTCCGCAGCACGGAGGCTTCTTTCAGGGGAATGCTCCGAGAGGCGGCATACTTCTTCGGTGCGAGGATAACTACGGGAGTGATTGACGTTATCATCATGTACGTGTTCGTTGACGTTCTGGGCTTCCACGACGTGTTCATAAAGACTGCCTCGAACGTTCTGGTGGTGATCCTCAATTACGTGTTCAGCAAGCTGATAATCTTCAAGGGGGAAAGCAATTCATGA